A window of Mercenaria mercenaria strain notata chromosome 16, MADL_Memer_1, whole genome shotgun sequence contains these coding sequences:
- the LOC123541492 gene encoding serine protease inhibitor Cvsi-2-like: MKIAVCFLTFIIGYTYATTCSDSNPCDPNVTSCGQGYHLKCLATSATENNCVCVDTNNHGAHTCTTQADCHANHLHHCNHGHWQCQNGHCHCGSGAGNGKK; this comes from the exons ATGAAAATCGCAGTTTGTTTTCTTACTTTCATAATCG GCTATACGTATGCCACCACGTGTTCAGACTCGAATCCGTGTGATCCGAATGTGACTTCATGTGGCCAGGGTTATCACCTGAAATGTCTTGCCACATCAGCAACTGAGAATAACTGTGTCTGTGTGGACACTAATAATCATG GTGCACATACCTGCACGACACAAGCCGACTGTCATGCTAATCATTTACATCACTGTAACCATGGTCACTGGCAATGCCAAAATGGACACTGTCACTGCGGAAGTGGTGCTGGTAAcggaaaaaaataa
- the LOC123541480 gene encoding serine protease inhibitor Cvsi-2-like: MKLMVAFCAVTALAIVYAETCNHHSDCHDRQPAITTCSHHTHVACDGGWCECTTGPLTDHACNALSDCSDVQCPHNGNVHCVDGNCQCTDPHGHGPPP, translated from the exons atgaaattaatggttgcgttctgtgctgtGACGGCTTTAG CTATTGTATATGCTGAAACATGCAATCACCACAGCGACTGTCATGATAGACAACCTGCAATTACCACATGCAGCCATCATACACACGTAGCTTGTGACGGCGGGTGGTGTGAGTGCACCACGGGTCCACTTACAG ATCACGCCTGTAACGCATTGTCGGATTGCAGTGATGTGCAGTGTCCCCACAACGGCAATGTTCACTGTGTGGATGGCAATTGTCAATGTACAGACCCTCATGGACATGGACCACCACCATag